One window from the genome of Myxococcales bacterium encodes:
- a CDS encoding serine/threonine protein kinase has protein sequence MTTRELTRSPADLAAGMAVGEFVIEKKIGEGGFGSVYKATHPLIGKLVAIKVLAHHFSVQEEMVSRFIAEARAVNQIRNRNIIDIFSFGTLPDGRVYYVMEFLDGESLEAYATRVGPLPLAEVIAIVGPIARALDAAHAVGIAHRDIKPENILLVRDEGQVFPKLLDFGIAKLLGNDAAMHKTQTGAPIGTPDYMSPEQCRGRDVDHRTDFYSFGVMLYRLLTGRVPFDGEDYLAILMKHISDPVPPLRAVRPDLAGTPEEVIGWLLQKQAADRPPSLRVAMEQLKGSRITEAMPRAATSQLAHGATMASGAPFSPALGTLPARASRRSLWLALAGGAVLVAGAVAAWMLMSESTAPPDELQPDAAAAASAPPQVAADASLADAAPPPVAAIPPVPVKPAAAAVPEPSVTVPATAGAPLTEVPEDGKSSSRGTAVKKPKPRGSAAATLEEKPATSKPTLNSTEDPF, from the coding sequence ATGACGACACGAGAACTGACGCGCTCGCCAGCCGACCTCGCCGCGGGCATGGCGGTCGGCGAGTTTGTCATCGAAAAGAAGATCGGCGAGGGGGGCTTTGGCAGCGTGTACAAGGCGACGCACCCGCTGATCGGCAAGCTAGTTGCGATCAAGGTGTTGGCGCATCACTTCTCGGTGCAAGAGGAAATGGTCTCGCGCTTTATCGCCGAGGCCCGCGCCGTCAACCAGATTCGCAATCGCAACATTATCGACATTTTTTCGTTCGGCACGCTGCCGGATGGCCGCGTGTACTATGTGATGGAGTTTCTCGACGGTGAGTCGCTTGAGGCCTACGCCACGAGGGTAGGGCCGCTTCCCCTGGCCGAAGTGATCGCGATCGTCGGCCCCATTGCACGCGCGCTCGATGCTGCCCACGCCGTCGGCATCGCCCATCGCGATATCAAGCCGGAAAATATTTTGCTCGTGCGCGACGAGGGGCAGGTTTTCCCCAAACTGCTCGATTTTGGCATCGCCAAGCTGCTCGGCAACGACGCTGCCATGCACAAGACCCAGACCGGTGCGCCCATCGGCACGCCAGACTACATGTCACCCGAGCAATGCCGTGGTCGCGATGTCGATCATCGCACCGACTTTTATAGCTTTGGGGTGATGCTGTACCGGCTATTAACCGGGCGCGTGCCATTTGACGGCGAGGACTATCTCGCCATTTTGATGAAACATATTTCCGACCCGGTACCACCTCTGCGCGCAGTGCGGCCCGATTTGGCGGGTACCCCTGAAGAGGTCATCGGTTGGCTGTTGCAGAAGCAGGCGGCCGATCGACCTCCAAGCCTGCGCGTTGCGATGGAGCAACTCAAGGGTTCGAGAATCACCGAGGCGATGCCGCGCGCCGCCACGTCGCAATTGGCACACGGCGCGACTATGGCGTCGGGGGCTCCTTTTAGCCCTGCGCTTGGGACCTTGCCAGCGCGAGCCTCGCGGCGCTCGCTGTGGCTTGCGCTTGCTGGTGGGGCGGTGCTGGTCGCGGGGGCGGTGGCGGCGTGGATGTTAATGTCTGAGTCGACTGCGCCGCCCGACGAGTTGCAACCCGACGCGGCTGCCGCAGCGAGCGCGCCACCACAAGTCGCAGCAGATGCGAGTCTCGCGGATGCGGCGCCTCCGCCAGTCGCTGCCATCCCGCCCGTGCCGGTCAAACCGGCTGCCGCTGCTGTACCCGAGCCCAGCGTCACCGTGCCCGCGACAGCGGGTGCACCGCTCACGGAAGTCCCTGAGGACGGAAAGTCATCTTCGCGTGGGACCGCAGTGAAAAAGCCAAAGCCGCGCGGGAGTGCGGCAGCAACGCTAGAAGAAAAACCGGCTACGAGTAAGCCAACTTTGAATTCGACTGAAGATCCGTTTTAA
- a CDS encoding serine/threonine protein kinase, translating to MSQASSKLTKVATTMTFDKFWGWLQRHTNCIRRAGTGDSVLFDHDEFHWNVVADEENTFILQLAVAKDLVGELIIVPAVVAYVQVEPSEEAEGEWTFECIAEAEDGRDVVYHFLLSHGYEDEDHEERWSH from the coding sequence ATGAGCCAAGCGTCCTCAAAGCTGACGAAGGTCGCGACGACCATGACGTTCGACAAGTTTTGGGGATGGCTGCAACGCCATACCAACTGCATCCGTCGCGCAGGTACGGGTGATTCGGTTTTGTTTGATCACGATGAATTTCATTGGAACGTCGTTGCTGACGAAGAAAACACGTTTATCCTTCAGCTCGCCGTTGCCAAAGACCTTGTCGGCGAGCTGATCATTGTTCCTGCCGTCGTCGCTTACGTGCAGGTGGAGCCGTCTGAAGAGGCTGAGGGCGAGTGGACGTTTGAGTGCATCGCCGAGGCCGAAGACGGTCGCGATGTCGTTTATCACTTCCTGCTATCGCACGGGTATGAAGACGAAGACCATGAAGAACGATGGTCTCATTAG
- a CDS encoding 30S ribosomal protein S12: MPTINQLVRKGRQKIAEKTASPALKSCPQKRGVCTRVYTTTPKKPNSALRKVARVRLSNRMEVTSYIPGEGHNLQEHSVVLIRGGRVKDLPGVRYHIIRGTADTTGVPNRKQSRSKYGTKRPKVAK, translated from the coding sequence ATGCCAACCATTAATCAACTTGTTCGCAAGGGCCGCCAAAAAATCGCCGAGAAGACGGCCTCGCCCGCACTGAAATCATGCCCGCAAAAGCGCGGCGTTTGCACCCGTGTCTATACGACGACGCCTAAAAAGCCGAATTCGGCCCTGCGCAAGGTCGCCCGCGTTCGCCTTAGCAACCGGATGGAAGTTACGTCCTACATCCCCGGCGAAGGTCACAACTTGCAAGAGCACTCGGTGGTGTTGATTCGCGGTGGCCGGGTTAAGGACCTGCCGGGCGTTCGCTACCACATCATTCGCGGCACGGCCGACACCACCGGCGTGCCGAACCGTAAACAAAGCCGTTCCAAGTACGGGACTAAGCGCCCTAAAGTCGCCAAGTAA
- the rpsG gene encoding 30S ribosomal protein S7, producing the protein MPRKGEVPKRRVLPDPKFTDSPMDLRRRITKFINVVMSDGKKSTAEQIVYRALDLVAERAKDDPVKVWERALGNVRPRVEVKSRRVGGSTYQVPIDVRPDRSTALGMRWLVIFARKRNEKTMVERLASEIVDAAQNRGEAVKRREDVHKMADSNKAFAHYRW; encoded by the coding sequence ATGCCACGTAAAGGTGAAGTTCCCAAACGCCGCGTTCTCCCGGATCCAAAATTTACGGATTCGCCGATGGATTTGCGCCGCCGCATTACCAAGTTTATCAACGTCGTCATGTCTGACGGCAAGAAGTCGACCGCGGAGCAAATTGTCTACCGCGCCCTCGATCTAGTCGCGGAACGCGCCAAAGACGACCCCGTCAAGGTGTGGGAGCGAGCCCTCGGCAACGTACGCCCGCGCGTCGAAGTCAAGTCGCGTCGCGTCGGTGGCTCGACCTACCAGGTGCCCATCGACGTTCGCCCAGATCGTTCGACGGCCCTCGGCATGCGTTGGCTCGTCATTTTCGCGCGCAAGCGCAACGAGAAAACCATGGTTGAGCGGCTCGCCAGCGAAATTGTCGACGCCGCGCAAAATCGCGGCGAAGCCGTGAAGCGTCGCGAAGACGTCCACAAGATGGCTGATTCGAACAAGGCGTTTGCTCACTACCGCTGGTAG